One stretch of Arachis hypogaea cultivar Tifrunner chromosome 20, arahy.Tifrunner.gnm2.J5K5, whole genome shotgun sequence DNA includes these proteins:
- the LOC112782610 gene encoding cytochrome P450 710A1, whose translation MSIASPLTPLLPYITCFIILLVLVEQIKYISKKRSIPGPSVVLPFIGNAIALVRNPTKFWDQQSSLAKSTTAGLSVNYIIGNFIVFIRDTELSHKVFANVRPDAFRLVGHPFGKKLFGEHNLIYMTGQDHKNLRRRIAPNFTPRALSTYTALQQITILNHLKSWVQLSHKAQAPIPLRVLARDMNLETSQTVFVGPYLTPKARQSFERDYYLFNVGLMKLPIDLPGMAFRNARLAVDRLAGTLATCTAMSKKRMENGEEPSCLIDYWMQDTLREIAEAQLAGDTSPPPYSSDAEIGGYLFDFLFAAQDASTSSLLWAVTLLDSHPDVLARVRDEVAGIWSPESDELITTDQLREMRYTQAVAREVVRFRPPATLVPHIAAVDFPLTENYVVPKGAIVFPSVYESSFQGFPEPDRFDPDRFSEERQEDQIYKRNFLAFGAGAHQCVGQRYALNHLVLFIAMFASLIDFKRDRTDGCDDIAYVPTICPKDDCRVFLSRRCVRYPSFPGH comes from the coding sequence atGTCAATTGCATCTCCTCTGACTCCCCTATTGCCATACATAACATGCTTCATAATCTTGCTGGTCCTTGTAGAACAGATCAAGTACATAAGCAAGAAGAGGTCTATCCCAGGGCCAAGCGTGGTCCTGCCCTTCATAGGAAACGCAATCGCATTGGTCAGAAACCCAACCAAGTTCTGGGACCAACAATCCAGCCTCGCCAAGTCCACCACCGCAGGACTCTCTGTGAACTACATCATCGGCAACTTCATAGTCTTCATAAGAGACACAGAGCTCTCCCACAAGGTCTTCGCCAATGTTAGGCCCGACGCATTCAGGCTCGTGGGCCACCCATTCGGTAAAAAGCTATTCGGTGAGCACAACCTCATCTACATGACGGGCCAAGACCATAAGAATCTCCGTCGTCGAATCGCACCCAACTTCACTCCAAGGGCTCTTTCCACGTACACCGCGCTGCAGCAGATCACAATCCTCAACCATCTTAAGTCCTGGGTTCAGCTCTCACACAAAGCCCAAGCCCCCATTCCGCTCCGCGTTTTAGCCCGGGATATGAACTTAGAGACTTCTCAGACGGTCTTCGTTGGGCCCTACTTGACCCCCAAGGCCCGCCAGAGCTTCGAGAGGGATTACTATCTTTTCAACGTCGGTCTCATGAAGCTCCCCATCGACCTCCCCGGCATGGCGTTCCGAAACGCCAGGCTCGCCGTCGATCGTCTTGCCGGAACCCTAGCTACCTGCACGGCTATGagcaagaagaggatggagaacGGAGAGGAACCTTCGTGCTTAATCGATTACTGGATGCAGGACACACTACGCGAAATCGCAGAGGCGCAGCTCGCCGGAGATACTTCACCTCCGCCGTATTCCTCTGACGCCGAGATTGGTGGATACCTCTTTGACTTCCTCTTTGCGGCTCAGGACGCGTCCACGTCGTCGCTTCTGTGGGCGGTGACGCTGCTGGACTCTCATCCTGATGTGTTGGCCAGGGTGAGGGACGAGGTCGCCGGAATCTGGTCGCCTGAGTCCGACGAACTAATAACGACGGACCAGTTGAGGGAGATGAGGTACACTCAAGCGGTGGCTCGTGAGGTGGTGAGATTCCGTCCGCCGGCGACTCTGGTGCCGCACATCGCGGCGGTGGATTTCCCGTTGACTGAAAACTACGTGGTTCCGAAGGGCGCGATCGTTTTCCCGTCGGTTTACGAGTCATCGTTTCAGGGATTCCCTGAACCGGACCGATTCGACCCGGACCGGTTCTCAGAGGAGAGACAAGAGGACCAGATTTATAAAAGAAACTTTCTGGCGTTTGGTGCTGGGGCCCATCAGTGCGTGGGCCAGAGGTATGCCTTGAATCATTTGGTTCTGTTCATAGCGATGTTCGCCTCGTTGATCGATTTCAAGAGAGATAGAACGGACGGCTGCGATGATATTGCATACGTCCCCACCATCTGCCCCAAAGACGATTGCAGGGTGTTCCTGTCTAGGCGTTGCGTACGTTATCCTTCTTTCCCCGGGCACTGA